Proteins encoded together in one Planctopirus ephydatiae window:
- a CDS encoding response regulator transcription factor, with protein sequence MAEPKLILIIDDDREIAATLQAVLQHAGHRVTLAPNGMEGQRLIESLSPDLVITDMMMPRMGGFPVLEFIRTLAKKPRVIMITANEGGRHKAYAEMLGVDDYLRKPFPMEALVESVNRIFSPPADAGTGSAGEDAAPKKTTRRKSS encoded by the coding sequence ATGGCCGAGCCCAAGCTGATTCTCATTATCGACGACGACCGCGAAATTGCGGCTACTTTACAGGCTGTGCTGCAGCATGCAGGTCACCGGGTGACGTTGGCTCCCAATGGTATGGAAGGTCAGAGGCTCATCGAATCGCTCTCACCGGACCTGGTGATTACTGACATGATGATGCCTCGTATGGGTGGCTTTCCGGTGCTGGAGTTCATCCGCACGCTCGCGAAAAAGCCCCGCGTCATCATGATCACTGCCAACGAAGGAGGCCGGCACAAGGCGTATGCCGAGATGCTGGGGGTCGATGATTACCTGCGAAAACCCTTCCCGATGGAAGCGCTGGTCGAATCAGTGAACCGCATCTTCTCGCCCCCGGCCGATGCAGGGACTGGTTCTGCTGGTGAAGATGCCGCCCCAAAGAAAACCACCCGGCGGAAAAGTTCATGA
- a CDS encoding DUF1559 domain-containing protein has translation MSRRGFTLIELLVVIAIIAILIALLLPAVQQAREAARRTQCRNNLKQMGLALHNYHDVAGVFPMGTRGGDIYVQAGVKNGTNWRVALLPYMDQAPLFNSLNFSTGNFSAGTDPALAYSGGNERLRNFVFSGYLCPSSSLEIFPQTYTSNSGASQTFNNQGNGMGIQYVGIMGAAPNFAWTPATTGHRDCGQGWSCNQGMLRMNQATGIRNATDGTSNTIVIAEQSGFTGGSNRTSNYFGGWFGARNQSTITDTTCTDHWQTGTTCVRHPPNSRIFDAGNDLIYRNNTMLTSFHTGGVHVLLGDGAVRFVSDNIDFQMLKMLCIRDDGQVIGEF, from the coding sequence ATGTCTCGCCGTGGATTCACGCTGATTGAACTGCTGGTGGTGATTGCGATCATTGCCATTTTGATTGCCCTGCTGTTGCCAGCCGTGCAACAGGCTCGCGAAGCCGCACGAAGAACCCAGTGCCGCAACAATTTGAAGCAGATGGGTCTGGCGCTCCATAACTATCATGATGTGGCGGGCGTCTTCCCGATGGGTACTCGCGGCGGTGACATCTACGTTCAGGCGGGTGTGAAGAATGGTACAAACTGGCGTGTCGCCCTTTTGCCTTACATGGATCAGGCTCCTTTATTCAACAGCCTGAACTTCTCCACAGGGAACTTTTCTGCAGGAACCGACCCTGCTCTGGCGTACTCGGGTGGCAATGAGCGATTGAGGAACTTTGTATTTTCGGGGTATCTGTGCCCCTCGAGTTCACTGGAGATCTTCCCTCAGACATACACCAGCAACAGCGGTGCCTCCCAGACGTTCAACAATCAGGGGAACGGCATGGGGATTCAGTACGTAGGGATCATGGGTGCTGCTCCGAACTTTGCCTGGACGCCTGCGACGACTGGTCATCGCGATTGCGGGCAGGGGTGGAGTTGCAATCAGGGCATGCTGCGAATGAATCAGGCCACCGGGATTCGCAATGCGACCGATGGAACCAGCAACACTATCGTGATTGCCGAACAATCGGGCTTTACTGGTGGATCGAACCGGACATCCAATTATTTCGGCGGATGGTTCGGTGCACGCAATCAGTCGACCATCACAGACACGACATGTACGGATCACTGGCAGACCGGGACGACCTGTGTGCGTCATCCGCCGAATTCGAGAATCTTCGATGCCGGGAACGATCTGATCTACCGCAACAACACCATGCTGACATCCTTCCACACGGGTGGTGTGCATGTGCTGCTGGGTGATGGTGCGGTTCGATTCGTTTCGGACAATATCGATTTTCAGATGCTCAAGATGCTCTGCATTCGCGATGACGGTCAGGTGATTGGCGAGTTCTAA
- a CDS encoding DUF1559 domain-containing protein, with product MRRRGFTLIELLVVIAIIAILIALLLPAVQQARESARRTQCRNNLKQLGLALHNYHDRASTFPYGVRSTDLNSTVLNRDCWMQQILPELDQAPLFNTYNVINNIRNVQDVSNAIKQVKIPALMCPSDPNGGAFSGNGAQIGFHGNYVVCAGNNSLPMGNPISATAVLNGMFWNISSVKMRDVTDGTSNTIMAAECLIRSGNTGDAWGDAGWYWGGANWGSYGFSTANPPNTTVVDRAHTCKSTTNTRAPCVSHGGGTNSENYTRSQHTGGAHVLMADGAVRFISDNIDRVMFQNLGTRAGGETLGEF from the coding sequence ATGCGTCGGCGTGGATTTACTTTGATTGAATTGCTGGTAGTGATTGCGATTATTGCGATCTTGATTGCGCTGCTGTTGCCGGCTGTGCAGCAGGCCCGGGAGTCGGCCCGCAGAACACAGTGTCGCAACAATCTGAAGCAATTGGGGCTGGCACTTCACAATTACCACGACAGGGCCAGCACCTTTCCTTACGGGGTGCGTTCGACCGATCTTAATTCAACTGTGCTCAATCGCGATTGCTGGATGCAGCAGATTCTTCCCGAACTGGATCAGGCGCCATTGTTCAACACCTACAATGTGATTAACAACATCCGCAATGTGCAGGATGTTTCGAATGCGATCAAGCAGGTCAAGATCCCGGCCCTGATGTGCCCATCAGATCCAAACGGTGGAGCTTTTTCGGGAAACGGTGCGCAGATTGGTTTCCACGGGAACTACGTCGTCTGTGCAGGGAATAACAGCCTGCCGATGGGTAATCCCATTTCTGCGACGGCAGTTCTCAACGGGATGTTCTGGAACATTTCGAGTGTCAAAATGCGAGATGTGACTGATGGAACGTCGAACACGATTATGGCAGCTGAATGCCTGATTCGTTCGGGCAACACCGGTGATGCCTGGGGTGATGCCGGCTGGTACTGGGGTGGTGCCAACTGGGGTTCATATGGATTTTCGACTGCGAACCCTCCGAATACAACAGTTGTGGATCGTGCTCACACCTGTAAGTCGACCACCAATACCCGCGCTCCTTGCGTTTCTCACGGAGGTGGGACTAACTCCGAGAATTACACGCGCAGCCAGCACACCGGTGGTGCTCACGTACTGATGGCGGATGGTGCCGTTCGATTTATCTCGGACAACATTGATCGAGTGATGTTTCAGAATTTGGGAACACGCGCCGGTGGCGAGACGTTGGGTGAGTTCTAA
- the mfd gene encoding transcription-repair coupling factor: MSDSPSLQSLVPRLRQHPGIQAILESLRQGNSGTVDGAWGSSCALTTACVATSTSGPVIAILPRARDLEDFAGDLTSFLGQSPLVFPAWESLPSEQSTSDPIHGERLRLLKQLESEAPPRLVLTSIAATLQPVPARQSRQKSMRLFRVGDELPLESTSEWLISLGFERVLSIETRGEFSIHGGIVDLWTADLEHPIRIELFGDEIESIRTFDVESQRKLADLDEIEVSVLDLRRLPQEQMPTSLDDPFPTEHFSGSWPKNTVVVLVDHADIRHEAQAYLERLGDRRGMFSSESSLQKMLQFPSLNIAPLLADGFDTTCHLQVESVERLTGPKTEALRELCTILQPDEHVLLACHNAAAIERMQELLDGLEEAQKPRIRLCEGTITRGFRLTWERLVVLSDHELFGRVEVRRTATRTRLETRAIDSFLDLNEGDLVVHLSHGIGRFLGMQILAKGEQSEEHMHLEFKDGAKLFVPVALIHLVQKYVGGQKTAPELSKLGGTAWAQKKKRVAEAVTDMAADMLRLQAERELQPGIAFPPDSHWMEEFEASFPYIETIDQSKAILDIKRDMERPRPMERLICGDVGFGKTEVAMRAAFKAVDGGKQVAVLVPTTVLAEQHYRSFSSRFAEFPINIGQLSRFRTKTEQKLTLSGLMDGSVDLVIGTHRLVQSDVHFKDLGLLIIDEEQRFGVEAKERLKKLRTQTDILTLSATPIPRTLHLSLIGVRDISNLETPPQDRMAIETRICRFDPTLIRQAIVRELNRGGQIYFVHNRVYNIQTMAERIRSIVPEAQVGVVHGQMNEHEMEEAMLGFVRGDLDVLVATTIIESGLDIPNANTIFINQAEHYGLAEMHQLRGRVGRYKHRAYCYLMVEEGKILSPQATKRLKAIEEFSELGAGFKISMRDLEIRGAGNILGTEQSGHIAIVGYELYCQLLENAVRALKREPLKEHRHVDVDLPISAFIPSEYVPPGRLKIEMYRKLSQVVSIEELRQYETEIKDRFGPVPKPAQRMIDLREIQLLASRWSIDRIHLEGGYCVFSYRLPRKIEKLAQETPFTLRVVDDRQAHLVLPRGYETGLKLLRLIRKVLDPAGEFAPRKGEDTAQVAAE, from the coding sequence GTGAGCGATAGTCCCTCTCTGCAGTCCTTAGTCCCCAGGCTTCGTCAGCACCCTGGTATACAGGCCATTCTCGAAAGTCTGAGGCAAGGCAACAGTGGCACCGTCGATGGTGCCTGGGGATCAAGTTGCGCACTCACCACCGCCTGTGTGGCAACGTCCACATCCGGCCCCGTCATTGCCATCCTGCCCCGAGCGCGCGATCTCGAAGATTTCGCTGGCGATCTCACCAGCTTTCTGGGCCAATCACCACTGGTATTCCCTGCCTGGGAATCGCTCCCCAGCGAACAATCGACCAGCGACCCGATTCATGGCGAACGGCTGCGTCTGCTCAAACAACTCGAAAGCGAAGCTCCTCCCCGGCTCGTTCTGACATCGATTGCCGCCACCTTACAACCCGTTCCCGCCCGGCAATCGCGCCAGAAGTCGATGCGACTTTTTCGAGTGGGAGATGAACTCCCGCTCGAATCGACATCTGAATGGCTGATTTCTTTAGGCTTCGAGCGCGTGCTTTCGATCGAAACCCGTGGCGAGTTCAGCATTCACGGCGGTATTGTCGATCTCTGGACGGCCGATCTCGAACATCCGATTCGTATCGAACTCTTTGGTGACGAGATCGAATCGATCCGCACGTTTGATGTCGAATCTCAGCGAAAACTGGCAGATCTGGATGAGATCGAAGTGAGTGTCCTCGATCTGCGGCGCCTGCCTCAGGAGCAGATGCCCACATCGCTTGACGATCCTTTTCCGACCGAGCATTTCTCCGGCAGCTGGCCGAAAAACACGGTTGTCGTCCTCGTCGATCATGCCGATATCCGTCACGAAGCCCAGGCGTATCTCGAACGATTGGGTGACCGTCGCGGTATGTTTTCGAGCGAATCGTCTTTGCAGAAGATGCTGCAGTTCCCCTCGCTGAATATCGCACCATTGCTTGCCGATGGTTTTGACACGACCTGTCATCTGCAGGTTGAATCGGTCGAGAGGCTCACCGGCCCCAAAACCGAAGCCTTACGAGAACTCTGCACCATTCTGCAGCCCGATGAGCATGTCCTCCTGGCTTGTCATAATGCCGCCGCCATCGAACGCATGCAGGAACTGCTGGATGGTCTCGAGGAAGCACAAAAACCCCGCATCCGCTTGTGCGAAGGAACGATTACCCGTGGCTTTCGTCTCACATGGGAGCGTTTGGTTGTCCTTTCCGATCATGAACTTTTTGGCCGGGTCGAAGTCCGGCGGACTGCCACTCGCACCAGGCTGGAAACACGCGCCATCGACAGCTTCCTCGACCTCAACGAGGGAGATCTGGTCGTGCATCTGTCGCATGGCATCGGGCGATTTCTCGGGATGCAGATTCTTGCCAAAGGGGAACAGTCCGAAGAGCATATGCACCTCGAATTCAAGGATGGTGCCAAACTCTTTGTCCCTGTTGCGCTGATACATCTGGTGCAGAAGTATGTTGGCGGGCAGAAAACGGCTCCCGAACTTTCCAAGCTGGGCGGAACGGCCTGGGCTCAGAAGAAAAAACGCGTCGCGGAAGCTGTCACCGATATGGCGGCTGATATGCTCCGCCTGCAGGCCGAACGGGAATTGCAGCCGGGCATTGCCTTTCCCCCGGACAGCCACTGGATGGAAGAGTTCGAGGCCTCGTTTCCTTACATTGAAACGATCGATCAGTCGAAGGCCATTCTCGATATCAAGCGCGATATGGAACGCCCCCGGCCTATGGAAAGGCTCATTTGCGGCGATGTCGGCTTTGGTAAAACCGAAGTCGCCATGCGTGCTGCTTTCAAAGCAGTCGATGGTGGCAAGCAGGTCGCCGTCCTGGTCCCCACGACAGTCCTGGCAGAACAGCATTATCGCAGCTTCAGCAGCCGCTTTGCCGAGTTCCCGATCAACATTGGTCAGCTATCCCGCTTCCGCACGAAGACCGAGCAAAAGCTGACACTCAGTGGGTTGATGGATGGCTCGGTGGATCTCGTCATTGGGACGCATCGACTGGTTCAATCCGATGTCCATTTCAAAGATCTCGGCCTGCTGATCATTGATGAAGAGCAGCGCTTTGGTGTTGAAGCCAAAGAGCGGCTCAAAAAGCTGCGCACGCAGACCGATATTCTCACGTTAAGCGCAACACCTATCCCGCGAACATTGCACCTCTCGCTCATTGGTGTGCGCGATATCTCGAATCTCGAAACTCCACCACAAGATCGCATGGCGATTGAAACCCGCATCTGCCGGTTTGATCCCACACTCATCCGTCAGGCGATCGTTCGCGAACTCAATCGCGGCGGGCAGATCTACTTCGTCCACAATCGCGTTTACAACATTCAGACCATGGCCGAACGTATTCGTTCGATTGTTCCCGAAGCGCAGGTGGGTGTCGTGCATGGCCAGATGAACGAACACGAAATGGAAGAGGCGATGCTCGGATTCGTCCGTGGCGATCTTGATGTGCTTGTGGCGACAACAATTATCGAAAGTGGCCTCGATATCCCTAATGCGAACACCATTTTCATCAATCAGGCCGAACATTATGGCCTTGCGGAAATGCACCAGCTTCGCGGCCGTGTGGGTCGATACAAACACCGCGCCTATTGCTACCTGATGGTCGAAGAAGGGAAGATCCTCTCACCTCAAGCCACCAAACGGCTCAAGGCGATTGAAGAATTCAGCGAGCTGGGTGCTGGTTTTAAAATCTCGATGCGCGATCTCGAAATCCGCGGGGCCGGGAACATCCTCGGGACGGAACAGAGCGGGCATATCGCCATCGTGGGTTATGAACTTTACTGCCAGCTTCTGGAAAATGCCGTCAGGGCTTTGAAGCGGGAACCTCTCAAAGAACATCGGCATGTCGATGTCGATCTCCCGATTTCGGCATTCATCCCCAGTGAATACGTTCCGCCGGGCCGCTTGAAAATCGAGATGTATCGGAAACTGTCGCAGGTCGTTTCCATCGAGGAACTGCGTCAGTACGAAACCGAGATCAAGGATCGCTTTGGCCCGGTTCCCAAGCCTGCCCAGCGGATGATCGACCTGCGGGAAATTCAGCTCCTGGCCAGCCGGTGGTCGATTGATCGAATTCACCTCGAAGGGGGCTATTGTGTCTTCAGTTATCGCCTCCCTCGCAAAATTGAAAAGCTGGCGCAGGAAACTCCTTTCACACTCCGGGTCGTCGATGACCGTCAGGCGCATCTCGTTCTTCCCCGTGGCTACGAGACTGGCCTCAAGCTGCTCAGGCTCATTCGCAAAGTCCTCGATCCCGCAGGGGAATTTGCTCCCCGCAAAGGAGAAGACACGGCTCAGGTTGCCGCCGAGTAA
- a CDS encoding TolB family protein, producing MMNTSRNHSRHWVFLPAMICLTSLSLVHEAMAQPASEATFLSNQRQVSFGLPRAGEGYFSPDGQWIVYQAYPVGYPFYQIYVQKLDEKTPRLLSTGRGRTTCAYFTPDQKRILFASAHTDPAIDLTEKKAREEAAQGGRRRYQWDFDPHMDLYTINFDGTGMQRLTDTPGYDAEGSYSADGKQIVFTSNRDGDADLYLMDADGSNVRQLTNTPGYDGGPFFSPDGQWVIFRSDREKEHMLQLYAISVDGKHEVQLTKNLDEVNWCPYFHPDGKSLIWSRADYSKGPASAKFKLWWMPIETTSTTFTAGTPRQITFGDATDVLPVFSPDGKQLLWTSTRGSDATSQLWLADWKTP from the coding sequence ATGATGAACACATCGCGAAATCACAGCAGGCACTGGGTATTCCTCCCGGCCATGATCTGCCTCACCAGTCTGAGTCTTGTGCATGAGGCGATGGCTCAGCCCGCCAGTGAAGCGACATTTCTCTCCAATCAGCGGCAGGTGAGCTTCGGCTTACCACGCGCTGGTGAAGGGTACTTCTCACCCGATGGCCAGTGGATTGTCTATCAGGCCTATCCCGTCGGCTATCCGTTCTATCAGATCTATGTGCAGAAGCTCGACGAAAAGACCCCCAGGCTTTTAAGTACCGGGCGCGGCCGCACCACCTGTGCGTACTTTACCCCCGATCAGAAGCGGATTCTCTTTGCTTCGGCTCATACCGATCCAGCCATCGACCTCACGGAAAAGAAGGCCCGCGAAGAAGCGGCTCAAGGGGGCCGCCGCCGCTATCAATGGGATTTCGACCCTCACATGGATCTCTACACCATCAACTTTGATGGCACCGGCATGCAGCGATTGACCGATACTCCCGGTTACGATGCCGAAGGAAGCTATTCAGCTGATGGAAAACAGATTGTCTTTACTTCCAACCGCGATGGCGACGCCGATCTGTACCTGATGGATGCCGATGGCTCGAATGTCCGCCAGTTGACCAATACGCCCGGCTATGATGGCGGCCCGTTCTTTTCACCCGATGGCCAGTGGGTCATCTTCCGCAGTGACCGCGAAAAGGAGCACATGCTCCAGCTCTATGCGATTTCGGTCGATGGCAAGCACGAAGTGCAGCTCACCAAAAACCTTGATGAGGTCAACTGGTGCCCCTATTTCCATCCCGATGGCAAGTCGCTCATCTGGTCGCGAGCCGACTACTCGAAAGGCCCCGCCAGTGCCAAGTTCAAACTCTGGTGGATGCCGATTGAAACCACCAGCACCACCTTCACGGCGGGCACTCCCCGGCAAATCACATTCGGCGATGCGACCGATGTCCTCCCCGTCTTCAGCCCCGATGGAAAACAACTCCTCTGGACCTCCACCCGCGGCTCCGACGCCACCAGCCAACTCTGGCTCGCCGACTGGAAAACCCCCTGA
- the leuS gene encoding leucine--tRNA ligase, which translates to MPRYDAARIEPKWQAYWDQHATFRTEMDVSKPKMYVLDMFPYPSGDGLHVGHPEGYTATDITCRFARMRGKNVLHPMGWDAFGLPAEQYAVETGTHPRITTEKNIATFKRQLKSLGFSYDWERELATTDPDYVRWTQWIFLQLFDTWYDETCEWTGPDGQVRTGRGRPISELPIPAEVKTQGEPAVRKYQDAHRLAYIHEAPVNWCPALGTVLANEEVTADGKSDRGNHPVERRNLKQWMLRITAYAERLIGELDQVNWPESIKLLQRNWIGRSEGAEVDFVIDPASWRGKSAAGEETLRVYTTRPDTLFGATYMVLAPEHPLVDAITREDRVADVAAYRQKTSLKSDLDRTDLAKEKSGVFTGGYAINPVNGEKIPVWIADYVLMSYGTGAIMAVPAHDERDLEFATLFGIPVIPVVSPPEAPGEGLIGFTGAGIAVNSGPYSGLTTDEVKAQIVADLAAKGVAKKAVNYRLRDWLFSRQRYWGEPFPIWHELDAQGEATGMVRAVSASELPVKLPEMEDFKPTGTPEPLLSKAPAEWLYATAEDGTKLKRETNSMPQWAGSCWYYLRFCDNKNSERFIDPEKEKYWLPVDLYIGGAEHAVLHLLYSRFWHKVLFDRGHVTHAEPFQRLVNQGMILGEMEFVGFKNATGEFVSAKGVDVGRLLDAQGSAVTTVKLTAEDVEKQGDSFVLKNDPQIVVDARSFKMSKSRKNVINPDQVVKEYGADSLRLYEMFMGPLEATKPWSMSGVEGIYRFLGRVWRLIVDDQLDQVVLNSKVQDVEPTPAQNRILHKTIKAVTDDIERLSFNTAISRMMEFVNEFTAADVRPKIAMEKFVLLISPMAPHLAEELWQVLGHEKSLAYEPWPQFDESLLEEATIEIPVQVNGKVRGKIVIAKDATAEVVEAAAASDPHVSSQLEGKTIVKKVYVPGRLMNFVVK; encoded by the coding sequence ATGCCTCGTTATGACGCCGCCCGCATTGAACCCAAATGGCAGGCCTATTGGGACCAGCACGCCACTTTCCGTACGGAAATGGATGTTTCAAAGCCCAAAATGTATGTCCTCGACATGTTCCCTTATCCTTCGGGAGATGGTCTGCATGTGGGACATCCCGAAGGATACACAGCGACCGATATCACCTGCCGGTTTGCCCGCATGCGGGGGAAAAATGTGCTCCACCCCATGGGCTGGGATGCGTTTGGTCTGCCGGCTGAGCAGTATGCCGTCGAGACGGGGACGCATCCCCGGATTACGACCGAAAAAAACATTGCCACCTTCAAGCGGCAGCTCAAAAGCCTGGGCTTCAGCTACGACTGGGAACGCGAACTCGCGACGACCGATCCGGATTACGTCCGCTGGACACAGTGGATCTTCCTCCAGCTCTTTGACACCTGGTATGACGAAACCTGCGAGTGGACAGGGCCGGATGGCCAGGTGCGAACCGGTCGCGGCCGCCCGATCAGCGAACTGCCCATCCCTGCAGAAGTGAAGACCCAGGGAGAGCCGGCTGTCCGCAAGTATCAGGATGCACATCGTCTGGCCTACATTCATGAAGCCCCTGTCAACTGGTGCCCCGCTTTAGGAACTGTGCTCGCCAATGAAGAGGTGACTGCCGACGGCAAGAGCGACCGCGGCAACCATCCCGTCGAGCGGCGGAACCTCAAGCAGTGGATGCTGCGGATTACGGCTTATGCCGAGCGTCTGATTGGGGAACTTGATCAGGTCAACTGGCCCGAGTCGATCAAGCTGCTGCAAAGGAACTGGATTGGTCGCAGCGAAGGGGCCGAGGTTGATTTTGTGATTGATCCGGCCAGCTGGCGCGGGAAATCGGCCGCTGGTGAGGAAACGCTCCGGGTCTATACCACCCGGCCCGATACGCTCTTCGGGGCAACTTACATGGTGCTGGCCCCTGAGCATCCGCTGGTCGATGCGATCACCAGGGAAGATCGAGTGGCCGATGTGGCGGCTTACCGCCAGAAGACCTCTCTCAAGAGCGACCTCGACCGGACCGATCTCGCCAAGGAGAAATCGGGCGTCTTCACCGGCGGCTATGCGATTAATCCCGTCAATGGTGAGAAAATCCCGGTCTGGATTGCTGACTATGTCCTCATGAGCTACGGCACCGGCGCGATCATGGCCGTCCCCGCACATGACGAGCGCGATTTAGAATTTGCCACCTTGTTTGGTATTCCGGTAATTCCGGTGGTTTCTCCGCCCGAGGCACCTGGTGAAGGCTTGATTGGCTTCACGGGTGCCGGGATTGCGGTCAATTCCGGGCCGTACTCAGGCCTCACGACAGACGAGGTGAAGGCGCAGATCGTCGCTGATCTGGCGGCCAAGGGAGTCGCCAAGAAGGCGGTCAACTATCGTCTTCGCGACTGGCTCTTCAGTCGTCAGCGTTACTGGGGCGAGCCGTTTCCCATCTGGCACGAATTGGATGCCCAGGGCGAGGCCACTGGAATGGTGCGGGCCGTCAGTGCGAGTGAGCTGCCGGTGAAGCTCCCCGAGATGGAAGACTTCAAGCCGACCGGCACGCCTGAACCGCTGCTTTCGAAAGCCCCTGCGGAGTGGCTCTACGCCACCGCCGAAGACGGCACGAAGCTGAAGCGGGAAACGAACAGCATGCCTCAGTGGGCGGGGAGCTGCTGGTACTACCTCCGCTTCTGCGACAACAAGAACAGCGAGCGGTTCATTGATCCAGAGAAGGAGAAGTACTGGCTGCCGGTCGATCTCTACATTGGTGGTGCGGAGCATGCGGTGCTGCATCTGCTCTATTCGCGATTCTGGCACAAGGTGCTCTTTGATCGCGGGCATGTGACCCACGCGGAGCCATTCCAGCGGCTGGTGAATCAGGGGATGATTCTGGGCGAGATGGAGTTTGTCGGCTTCAAGAATGCCACGGGCGAGTTCGTTTCTGCGAAGGGTGTGGATGTTGGGCGATTGCTCGATGCTCAGGGAAGTGCTGTCACCACAGTGAAGCTGACCGCTGAAGATGTCGAGAAGCAGGGGGACAGTTTTGTCCTCAAGAACGATCCGCAGATTGTGGTCGATGCCCGCTCGTTCAAGATGTCGAAGTCGCGAAAGAACGTGATCAATCCTGATCAGGTGGTGAAAGAATACGGAGCGGATTCGCTGCGGTTGTATGAGATGTTCATGGGGCCGCTGGAAGCGACCAAGCCGTGGAGCATGTCGGGTGTCGAAGGGATCTATCGCTTTCTGGGGCGCGTGTGGCGACTGATTGTCGATGATCAACTCGACCAGGTCGTGCTGAACTCGAAGGTGCAGGATGTCGAGCCGACCCCTGCACAGAATCGGATCTTGCACAAGACGATCAAGGCGGTGACAGACGATATCGAGCGGCTGTCGTTCAATACGGCCATCAGCCGCATGATGGAGTTTGTGAACGAGTTCACTGCTGCTGACGTGCGACCCAAAATCGCGATGGAAAAGTTCGTGCTGCTCATCTCGCCCATGGCGCCACATCTGGCAGAAGAGTTGTGGCAAGTGCTGGGGCATGAGAAATCGCTGGCTTATGAGCCCTGGCCACAGTTCGATGAGTCGTTGCTGGAAGAAGCGACGATCGAGATCCCCGTGCAGGTGAATGGCAAAGTTCGCGGCAAGATTGTGATTGCCAAGGATGCCACAGCGGAAGTCGTGGAAGCGGCAGCCGCAAGTGACCCGCACGTGAGCAGTCAGCTGGAAGGGAAGACGATTGTGAAGAAGGTCTATGTGCCGGGCCGGCTGATGAATTTCGTGGTGAAGTAA
- a CDS encoding DUF1223 domain-containing protein, with protein sequence MGRFHHQKKLLLLLLFSIGAWISLRFSTMPPAAAQGLPSRNFAVVELFTSEGCSSCPPADEVLSGFVSQNPSRSSGEVIALGFHVDYWDRLGWKDPFSSAAATRRQHAYASQFGNDQVYTPQLVVNGAIGFVGSKKTLAEKAVERALTLSPQVHLAIERAPSTSSSPKSLIVTTKLSKAPGEAMAEKYQVLLALVQKSATTNVKQGENSGLQLRHVNVVRDFDVQEAKQSSVSNQSIQNSWQFRLPVGVSVQNLELVAVAYDAQSHQAVGATRLAVQ encoded by the coding sequence ATGGGCCGGTTTCATCATCAGAAAAAACTGTTACTGCTCCTGCTGTTCAGCATCGGGGCCTGGATATCACTGCGATTTTCAACCATGCCACCAGCCGCTGCCCAAGGGTTGCCATCGCGAAATTTTGCCGTGGTCGAACTCTTTACTTCGGAAGGTTGCAGCAGTTGCCCGCCCGCCGATGAAGTTCTTTCAGGGTTCGTTTCGCAGAATCCCTCACGTTCTTCCGGCGAGGTCATCGCACTCGGCTTTCATGTCGATTACTGGGATCGACTTGGCTGGAAAGATCCGTTTTCGAGTGCGGCAGCCACCCGCCGCCAGCATGCTTACGCTTCTCAGTTTGGCAATGACCAAGTCTACACCCCGCAATTGGTGGTCAACGGTGCGATTGGCTTCGTGGGCTCGAAGAAAACTCTGGCTGAAAAAGCTGTCGAAAGAGCTCTCACGTTATCACCACAAGTTCACCTGGCCATCGAGCGGGCACCCTCGACTTCATCCTCACCAAAATCATTGATCGTCACGACGAAATTGTCCAAGGCGCCTGGCGAGGCCATGGCTGAGAAGTATCAGGTTCTGCTGGCTTTGGTCCAGAAATCAGCGACAACCAACGTCAAGCAGGGCGAAAACAGCGGTCTTCAACTCCGGCACGTCAACGTCGTCCGGGACTTTGACGTTCAGGAGGCGAAGCAATCATCCGTCTCGAACCAGTCGATCCAGAATTCATGGCAGTTTCGGCTTCCTGTGGGCGTTTCGGTTCAGAATCTGGAATTGGTCGCAGTCGCTTATGACGCACAGAGCCATCAGGCCGTCGGCGCGACACGTCTGGCTGTTCAGTGA